The genomic window GAAACATCGAAAAGGCCTGCCTTTTCGCGGGTATGGAGATGTTCTTTGAGAACGCCCATAGGATATTGCACCGGCATGTCGTAGCCGGCGAACGGCACCATGCGGGCGCCGCGTTCCAGATGAAGCGCGTGAAGCGGGGTCTGTTTCAGTGGCGAGACCAAGAGTTTGCCTCCGGATTGCGTTTATGGAAAAACGCCGGCTCAAGGGTTGGCGTTCCGAAGAACGCCCAGCGAATGAGCCCCCTCTGTCCCGTGTGCCTGAGATTATTATCCCTTCGGCCAGCCACAGCACGTGAAATGCCGTGACCTTGTCTCCAGAGTTTAGAACCTCGCGCTGGTCCTTTTGCCTGAGAGTTTCCGGGGCGGTTGCTCCTTCGGCACCACGAGAATGTGGTTTCTCCCAGCACGATATGCGTGGATTATCCGGTATGCGGCAGGATTTGCAAGGGGGAAGGCAATTCGCGACTGCAAAATCCACCGGCCAGACATTTTCTCCATCATCTTCGGTGAGTCATGCTCGTGCTTGACACGAGCATCCAGGCGACACGGGGAATGCTGCCTGGACCCTCGGGTCAAGCCCGAGGGTGACCCGAAAGGGCGGGGATGGCGGCGAAGAACCGCGCTGTCGCGCCTTGAACAAGCTTTGCAGTCTTCAAACTTCGCCATCCCGAAACGAAAGACTTGCCATCTGCGCCCTGCCACATTAGCTGAAACATCATGCCAGAGTTTAACACAACCCGTCACGTCAATCATTCCGCCGATCGCATGTTTGATCTGGTTGCCGACGTCGAACGCTATCCGCAATTCCTGCCGCTTTGTGAGGCGCTGACCGTCCGCTCGTCGCGCGAGAAGGACGGCAAGACGCTGCTGATCGCCGACATGACCGTCGGCTACAAGGGCATCCGCGAAAGTTTCACCACCCAGGTGCTGCTGAACCAGGCCGAGCGCAAGATCGATGTCAGCTATGTCGACGGTCCGTTCCGTTTTCTCGACAATCGCTGGCGGTTCGAGCCGGAAGGCGAGGGCGCCTGCGCGATCCGGTTCTATATCAATTACGAATTCAAGAACCGGATTCTGGGCGCGATGATGGGATCGATGTTCGAGCGGGCGTTCCGCA from Martelella sp. NC20 includes these protein-coding regions:
- a CDS encoding type II toxin-antitoxin system RatA family toxin, whose product is MPEFNTTRHVNHSADRMFDLVADVERYPQFLPLCEALTVRSSREKDGKTLLIADMTVGYKGIRESFTTQVLLNQAERKIDVSYVDGPFRFLDNRWRFEPEGEGACAIRFYINYEFKNRILGAMMGSMFERAFRKFSEAFETRADEIYA